One Bacteroides sp. AN502(2024) genomic window carries:
- a CDS encoding helix-turn-helix domain-containing protein produces the protein MEIKDRIRMIMEREKVPPRVFAETIGVQQSTLSHILNDRNKPSLEVVMKVHQKYDYINLEWLLYGKGEMMVSEEGTSFSSSNQNYLPSLFDENPVNPSKEPTLLENRKEMPLRNTQNAHQEIVNQDIRYIEKPARKITEIRIFFDDNTYETFRPEK, from the coding sequence ATGGAAATAAAGGACAGAATAAGAATGATAATGGAAAGAGAAAAAGTTCCTCCTAGAGTTTTTGCTGAAACAATTGGAGTGCAACAATCTACTCTCTCTCACATTTTGAACGATCGGAATAAACCCAGTTTAGAGGTCGTCATGAAGGTGCATCAAAAGTATGACTATATAAACCTTGAATGGTTACTTTATGGTAAGGGTGAAATGATGGTATCGGAAGAAGGAACTTCCTTTTCTTCCTCTAACCAGAATTATCTACCTTCTTTATTCGACGAGAATCCTGTAAATCCGTCCAAAGAGCCGACTCTTCTGGAAAATCGCAAGGAAATGCCATTAAGAAATACCCAAAATGCCCATCAAGAGATTGTAAATCAGGATATTAGGTATATAGAAAAGCCTGCTAGAAAAATCACAGAAATAAGAATATTTTTCGATGATAACACCTATGAGACGTTTCGACCTGAAAAATAA
- a CDS encoding dihydroorotate dehydrogenase electron transfer subunit, whose translation MKKFILDLTVTENIRLHANYVLLKLTSQSLLPEMLPGQFAELRVDGSPTTFLRRPISINFVDKQRNEVWFLIQLVGDGTRRLADVSPGGTINVVLPLGNAYTIPLEASDKLLLVGGGVGTAPMLYLGEQLVKKGHKPTFLLGARSDKDLLQLEEFAKYGEVYTTTEDGSHGEKGYVTQHSILNKVRFEQIYTCGPKPMMMAVAKYAKSNQIECEVSLENTMACGIGACLCCVENTTEGHLCVCKEGLVFNINKLLWQI comes from the coding sequence ATGAAGAAATTTATTTTAGATCTGACAGTGACCGAGAATATCAGATTGCATGCAAACTATGTATTGCTAAAATTGACCTCTCAGTCATTACTGCCCGAAATGTTACCTGGACAGTTTGCCGAACTCCGTGTGGATGGTTCGCCTACTACATTCTTACGGCGTCCCATTTCTATTAATTTTGTAGATAAACAGCGAAATGAGGTCTGGTTTCTAATCCAGCTGGTTGGTGATGGAACAAGACGTTTGGCAGATGTTAGTCCCGGTGGAACAATAAATGTAGTGCTTCCGCTGGGAAATGCATATACAATACCTTTGGAGGCTTCTGATAAGCTCTTATTAGTTGGTGGAGGTGTCGGAACAGCACCTATGCTTTATTTAGGTGAGCAGTTGGTTAAAAAGGGGCATAAACCTACATTCCTGTTAGGTGCCCGCAGCGATAAAGATCTGTTGCAGTTAGAAGAGTTTGCCAAATATGGAGAGGTGTATACTACTACGGAAGATGGTAGCCATGGAGAAAAAGGATATGTTACTCAACATTCTATATTAAATAAGGTACGGTTTGAGCAGATTTATACTTGTGGCCCCAAACCGATGATGATGGCTGTGGCAAAATATGCCAAGAGCAATCAGATAGAATGTGAAGTATCTTTGGAAAATACAATGGCTTGTGGTATCGGAGCATGTTTATGCTGTGTGGAAAATACGACAGAAGGTCATTTATGTGTATGTAAAGAAGGTCTTGTTTTTAATATAAATAAACTACTATGGCAGATTTGA